The sequence CCGTCGGGCGGGCGTGCCGCGCGCCGGGGCCGCGGGGCGGCCGCGATTCGCCGCGCGCTCGCAGGATGCGGTAGATGGTGGAGGCGGAGAGGCGGATGCGGTGCTCGCGCTCGAGCCGCCGGCGGAGGCATTCCAGGCCTTCCCCGGACTCGCGCGCGAGATGCAGGACGCGGCCTTCGATCTCGGCGGGGGTCTTGCGCGGGCTGCGCCGGGGGCGGCGGGATTTTTCGCGCAGGGCCTTCAGCTCGAAGCCGGAGTCCCGGAATCGATTCCACCAATAGTAATAGAAGCGAGGGGCCTTGCCCGCGCGCCGGCAGGCCGCCACCACCCCGGAGGGGCCCTGGGCCTCGAGGAAGAGCGACAACTTATACCGAAGATTGGCCTCTTGGCAGGTCTGCAGGGCGTTTTGGATTTTTCCTAAGACATTGATTTTTTTCATTAATAATTATTTATTTACATATCTTATGAATATTAATTATTGAATTCTAACACTTATTGGAAGATATTTTTCTAGAATTATATTGAAATATTTGTGGTAAAATCAAAATAAATTACATTTGTTATGAAAATAATTATCTAAAAAATGTTATTATAATTTTTATTCCTAAAAATACGTATTAAATGTTTGTTTTTATGTGAAATAAAACGAACATATTATCATTAATAAAACATTTTAAAAACAGTTACTTAATTTTAAATTTAAAAAATAATTACATATAATGCATAATTAAACTTATCGACGACACAGACTTATTTTTAAAATTTATTATTCAATTTCAATAATTTGAATCTATATAAATCGCGAATCTCTAAATGGCATCGACCTTGCTTTTCTCCCGGACAGGAGGAAGGCATATGGTACGGTTTCCAGGCAAAGAGGTTTACACGGATCGCTACGGTCCTATTCCCCAGACACCGCCCGTCTCGCAGGATTGGGGCTTCGAGGAGGCCTCCGGGGAGGATGCCTACCTGGGCCTGGAGGATTCCGGCCTGACGGGCCTGGAGCAGGGACAGCCGGTCTCGCGGGCCGATGACGAGGCGTTGCTGGGAGACATCGCCGGAGCGCTGGGCGGCGCTGGGGACGAGGTCGAGGCCGAGACGGCGAAGGCGCTCTCGGACTTGAAGGAGGAGCTGTGGGACGAGGCGAAGTCCGAGCTCGTCGACGAGGTCTCCTTGGGCAAGTGGCGCGAGCGGGCGGAGGCCCTTTCGCAAAAGCTGCTGAAGGGGACCGGGTTCGCCGAAGAGATCCTCGAGGCCGTCGAGGAGCTGCGCGCGGAATGGCAAGAGGCCGTCGAGACCGGCCAGGAAGCGGCGGAGGCCCGCGACGAAGGCCTCTCCAAGCCCCGCAAGGTCGATGCGAAGCGGAAGACCGCGATCTACGACGCGGATCCCGTCACCTCCCTGAGGGTGAATTACGACGACAAGGTGAAAGTGAGCGAGGTCACGGCGGGCAAGGTCACGCTGACCGGCGCGACGATGGCCGATTCTTTCGTCGTTCGCTTCGACGAGGCCGCGTCCTGCTACGTGGTGACCGCCGCGGGCAAAAACAAAAAGGGTGCCACCCTCACCGAGGAATTCCGCATCGACGACTCCCAGCTGGAGATTTTGACCCTCCCTTCCAACCGCGTGGACGTCTCCGCGCTGAGCGATGCGCAACTCGCGAAGCTCCGAATCGGCGCCGACCCCAAGCCGGCCCGGCAGAGCATCGCGGTCGCCTGGCCCGAGGGCGGGATCGCCGGTTTCATTCCGGACAGCGATCACGCCAGATGGGCGCGCGCGGTGGCCGAATTGATCGACGGAGCGGCGCTGGGCAAGAGCACGCAGTATCGGGGCGACGGACGACCGACCGAGTGGGCGGACGTGGTGAAATACATCGACAACGAACTGCGGGGCGACGGAACGACGGGTTACAACGCCAAGCCGGATCGCAATATTCAAGACCAGGAATTGATGAACGACGTGGTGCGCAAGGTGGTGACCGCGATCTACCGCGCCTCCCGCGCGACGAGCGAGGACGATCCCCGCTTCCTAAAGCTGCTGCAGAAAATCCCGCAGGACGTCCGCCGGGTCCTGATGGACTGGGTGACGAAGGAGACGGGCGAGGCGATGGAGCGCCAGGGCGGAGAGCAGTGGAACAGCCAGCAGACCTACGACCGGATTCAGGCGAGCATCGACCTGGAGAACGGGAAAGAAGAGCAAGAGCCGGTCGGCTCCACCACGGCCTCGAATGTCTCCAGTTCGACGGCAAATCCTGAATAAGAGGGGAGCTTCGGGCGTTTTCAACCGCAAACCTATTGGGGAATTATGACAAAGATAAACCCTTCCAATCCAAACGCCGTCTCGATCAAGATCGCCGCCACGCAAGAGCTGATCGACATGGCCGAACAACGCCGGGAAGATCGCTCCGGGCTCCAAAAGGTGGCCGACTTTCTGATGGGGCCAAGCATGCCCGGCTCTTGGCGGGTGGATCAAGCCAAGGGGTTGTTGGTCAATGCCAAACGCTTCCTCGCCCAGGGCGACTTGGAAGCCGCGCGAAAGGTCGAAAATCAGGCTTACCGCGCCATCCAGGTCGACCATGCCGAATTCGGAGACTATGAGGTCCGTTCTATCGAGCACGGCGAAACCTTGGCCAAGATCGTCAAGAATACGGGAGACGGCCTGTTTGCGATCGGTTGCGTCGGTGCCTTGGTGGCGGCCGCTGCCCCCGCGGCCCTGGGCGTCGCCGGCTCCGGATCGGGGGGATCCCTCCTGGGTTGGGGAGGAACGACCTTGGGAGCCGGATCCGGTCTCAGCTTGGCGTCGGTGGGGAAGCGTTGGATCCAGGGGTTTTTCGGCGGGGATGAAGCGCCGCTCAGCGAAAGCGCGATGCGCAGGGACTTCCTGCAGGGTGCGAATTTAGGCAGCATGAGCTTCTTCGCGCCCTTCGCCGCGGCAGCTGGAATGCAGTGGGCCGGTTCAGCCTCCGGCTCCTTCAACTTCAAGGAGATCCTGCCGACCTCTCTGCTGTTTTCGGTTCACGGCGGCGCGGAAGCGGCCGCCGAAGGCGGGGGTTGGCGCGAGGTGGCGCTCGCCGCCGGTCTAGGCTTTATGATGCCGCTCGTTTTCGGCGGTTTGGAACAGGCCCTGGGCCCCAAGGCGGAATCCGCGACCCGCTCCGGCAAGCGGGAGGCCCTTCCGCCCGCCGCCCCGGCGAAAGTCCCGGAGTTTTTGGGGAATGCGGTTTACACCAACCTACGACACTACGAGGGGCTCTCTCCGCAGGTCCAATTCGAAGCGGCCTTGAAGTTGTTTGGAGCGCAGGGAAATGAGGGGATGACCGGCTATGCCTTGATGAGTCGCCTCAGCGAAACTAACCCAGAAGTCCTGCGGATCCCCGAGAACCTCGAGGCCCTCCGCGCTACGTTGAAGGCGAACACGAGCAGCGAAGCGAGCGCCGAGTCGATGTTGAGGAATTTTTTGACGCCTCGGTCCAGGCTTGCGCCCGCCCCGAAATCGGCTGCCCCTTCGACGCCGGTTTCCGAACCGCGAGTCGCTCCGGCCTCGGGTGCGAGGGCGCGCGTCGCGCGAGTTGCCGATGCCCGGACCGACAATCTGAAGGATCTTTCCCAATGCCGTATCTTTAGGATGGACCACTATTCGGAACTTCCGCCACAGGCCCGATTTGAAAAGGCCCTGGAATTGATCGGGTCGGGGGGCAAGGAGGGCGACATCGGCGCGGAGCTATTGATTCACATCCGGGGAAGGCATCCGGAGATCCTGCGGAGTCCCGAGAATGTCCGCGCCATGCGGGCGAAGCTGGAGAGCTTGGGCGAGGGAAAGGAGGGAATGGGGGTTTTACGGACATTTCTAAATCAAGGTTAGGCCGGGGAAATCCTTCCCGAGCCACGGAGATAAAATTTATTTTTAAGAGGAGAGCCTATGTTGCAAGAACTGAGAAATATTTCATCCCGGCCGCGGCCGGAAAACTCGAATCGAGACCTGGATGCCTTGGTCGAACGGGCAGCCGCCAAACCGCACAAGTTCGAAGGAGACGTCTGCATCGGAAAGATTCCGGCCCGGGGGGGAGATCTGGTGGTTTGGTCGACCGAAGAGGATCGGGGTTTTTGCCGGATCGCAGGGCAATCCGCGCGCCGGCTGGGCTACCTGCCCTTTGCCGAGGTCCGCGACTTCCTGCGGGACCGCGCGGGGATCGCCCGACCCGAGGCGCGCGCTCAGGAATTTTCCTCGGCCCTGCAGGCCGGGGAGGGGCCGCCGGCGCTGACGGAGGACGCGAAGCTAGCTCCGGGGAACGGCCGCGGGGGCACGGTCGTGGAGCTGCGCGAAATCCGTCCGCCGGTCTTTTTTTGGGAGACGCTGCGCGAGGTTGTGCCGTCGGGCGGGTTCAAGCCGAAACAGCGATGATCGAGGATTGCGACGATCCCCTCTTCACTCCGATCTTCCTCCCCGTTTCGGGGAGGAAGAAGGAGGGGATGTCGGGGCAGAAAACCATTGCCAGCTAGGAGAACCCGGGAGGGCGCGGTTCCAGAGGGATCGCGTCCTCCACCCCTTTTTCCACCGGGGCCGGCCATGTATTATTTCAACAACTGCTTCAGTCACCTGACACGCTCGATCCTGTTTCCGGGAGGCGACTTTTCCGGGGGATCGGCATCGGTACCGACGGCCTCGTCCCGTTTCCCCGAGCCCGCCCCACGCGGCCCCGAAGCGAATCCGGCGCCGGCGCGAAAATTCCAACGTGAATCGCCGCAGGATCGCCTGCAGGCCCTGCAGAAAAACCGGCCCGCGACCGCCCCGGAGCCTCCGGCGAGGCCCAAACCGAGGCCGGCGGTGGAAGCGGCACGGCCGGAGGAAGAGGCGCGGTCCGGACGCGCACGAAACAAGCTATTTGCGAAACAAGCCGAGCGCGATCGGTACGCGCGCGATGCCGGGGATCGAAAGCGTTAGGTCGCCCGCCTTCGCGAAGAACTGCGTCGAGGAGCCGCCGTCGAGATTCAGGGCGTTATGCAGGCCGGCGCCGCCGTCCTTCTCTTTTTTGGCGAGCAGCGCGGCCAGGCGATTGATCTCGACGCTGCCCTCCGAGACGACGAAGACCAAATGGCCTTGGCGGTCGATCCCGACGGCCGACTTGGGCGAGTACTCTTCCTTCAGCTTGGGCGTCTTGCCCGCCACCACGAGGCGCGGGCCCGCCTGGACGCCGTTGTCCCAACTCGAGACCTGCTCCTTGTCGAAGGCCTTCTGGATGCTGGCGCGGTCGCCCTTGAGCAGGAGCGAGGCCCACCACGAGATCTTTTTTGGCGGATTCTTCAGCTTGCCCTCTTGCAGCACCAGTCCCAAGGGGCGGTCCTCCGTGTCGAAGAAGTTGGCGTTGATCGCGGCCAGGGCCTTGGCTTTTTCGGCGAAGGTCTTGACGGGTAGGGCCGGGCTTTTCCAGTCGCGGGCGTCGAGCACCTTCACGTGGTAGCGCTTCAGATCGACCTTGAGCAGGTGCAGCTTGGCGCCGTCGGCCTGCAGGGTCGAGTAGTCGAGGCCCTCCTCGAGGCTGCGGTAGTCCAAGGCGCGGGCTTCGCCGGCGGCGAAGCCCAGCAAGGCGAGCGTTAGGATCAGACGGAAAAAGAGCGCGTTCATTGGTCGACGAGGACGTGGCAATTGCCGCTCCACAGCGCGTACTCGGTGGTTGAGCCGAGGATAAACTCCATCAGCCGGCCGTGGCCGCGCGCGCCCATCATCAGGACGTCGTGGTTGTGCAGCTTCACGTACTGCGGCACCTCCTGGTGCGGATTGCCTTCGGCGTGCTCGTATTTCGCGACGATCGTATAGGCGTCGAGGTATTCCTTGGCCTCACGGAGCACGGCCTCCGATTCTTTTTTGTCCTTGCCGACGTGCAGGACGGTCAAGGGCAGCTGCAGGTCGCTGCAGAGCTTGGCCGCGGTGGCCAGGGCCTCGCGGGACTGGGGCGAGCCGTCGTAAGCGAGCAGCGGGTTCTTGAAGGCCTCGAAGTTGTGCGTCACCACCAGGACCGGCGTCTTTGCCTTGCTGACCACGCGGTCGGTGGTGGAGCCGAGCAGCTCCTTGTCCAATTCGTAGTTCAGTCCGCGGCGTCCTAGGATGGTCAGGTCATGCAGCTGCGTCTTCTCGAGGATCACCTTGTGGACGATGCCCTCGGAGATGCTCTCGTGGTGGGCGACGCCAGCGTCCTCGCAGGCCTTGACGAAGCCGGTCAGGATGTTCTTGGAGCGCTCCTCCATCACCTTGCGGGTCTCCTCCAAGAGGTTCAGCTGCGGGATGAAGGCCATGGCCCCGGAGATGTCGTACATCAAGGGGCCCTCGAGGGTGAGGATGTCCTGGACCGTCAGGCCGTGCAACTTGGCCTTTAATTTCTGTGCTAAATAAAGGGCGGCATTGATCACGGAATTGTCGGCGGAGCCGCCGTCGAGACATACGAGGATGTTTTTGTACATTTTAAGCTCCGATGCTGGATCTATTTGGAAATGATATAGTTTTTAACGCAGCATGTCTTGTCAAAAATCGCAACTCTATGCTAGATCAACCGAAGTTCGGGGTACTCATGGATCCAAAAAAGTATCAGCTCTTCATCAACGGAAAAAGCTACGACACCCGCGGCCTCGATTTGGCCTTCAATCCCCACAACGGCAACGTCCTCGGCAAGGTGGTCCTGATCTCCGAATCCCTGCTGCACGAGAAGTCCAAGGACGACATGGAAGACACCGTGCGCATTCCCCTCGAAGAATTCTGCCGGGAGTAAATCCTCAAAAAAATTCGGTGGCTATTGCGATGCCGGGTCTTCGACCCATGGATTGGCGCGCTTGGGTCGAACGCTGGAGGGCGATGGATCGGATTAAGAGGCGACCTTGACGAACTCTTCGTCTTCCTTGAGGGAGTCCAGCCCGCGGATGACGACGCGTTCCCCGGCCTTCACGCCCTTGGTCACCTCGATGAGGCCTTCGAAGCCGCTGCCGGTGACGATCTCGCGCTTTTCGGCGACTTGGCCGCGCACGACGTAGACGAATTTTTTGTCGCCCTCGCTGCGGATCGCCGCGGGCGGGACCAGCAGGGCGGGATGGGTCTTGTTGGCGACGGCGAGATGGGCCACGCCGTCCATGCCCGCCTTGATGCGCATGCCCGGGTTGGGGATGCGAATCCGCATCTCGAGGGTCTTCTTTTGCGGGTCGAGCTCGGCGCCGATGAAGCTGATCTCGCCGTCGAGGCTCTCTTGCTTCATGTCGTTGACGGTGACCTTCACCTGCATGCTCTTGTCGAGGCGGGCGATTTCGTCCTTGGGGATGTGGAGCGTCAGCTCGATGGGATCGACGCGGACGATGTCGACCAGGGGATCGTCAACCTTTACCATCGAGCCCTCCGCGACGTGGACCTTCGCGACGAAGCCCTCGACGGTCGCCAGCAGGGTGCTGCCGGCCAATTGGCGCTCGGAGAGGGCGATCTCGGCCTTGATGCGGTCGACCTTGGCCTGGTCGAGGGCGATGCGGTTTTCGGTAAGCTCGGGGCTTTGCGGGGCGGCGATGGGAAGGCGGGGGGAGCCCAAGCCGCGCTTGGCGTTGCGGCGAACGCCGAAGGGGCGGCGGATTGGGAACGGGGTGTTTTCGGTGGCCTCGGGCGTCGCCTGGGCCGCCGGGTTGGCCTCGGCATTCTGATCGGCTTGCCCTTCCTCGCCGCCGGCGCCCGCTAGGGCGTCTTCCAGCTGCTGGGCCTCGCCCGTGTCTTCCAGGCCTTCTTCTTCGCCCGCGACGCCGGTGGCCTTGGAATCGAATTCGAGTTGGGCCTCGGCCTCGCGCAGCTCGGCCCGCTGCCGGTCCAGGACGTAGGGAAGCTTTTCGTCGTCGATTTTCATCAAGGCGTCGTTGACCGCGACCTGCTGGCCTTCGATCACGGAGAGGGCCTGGACCCTGCCGGTGAAGTCGCTTTTGACCACCAGGCGTTGCGAGGCGGTGAAGGTGCCGGGGAATTCGATGCCGTCGGGGATGTCGCGGGAGACCACTTCGGCGACGCCGACCGTAAAAACCTTGTCGTTGGGTCCGGGGATGTCCTTCTTGCGACCCTTCCCGCAGGCGGGGAGCAGGCTGAGGCAAAGGAGGAGGGGCAAGGCCGCGGAAAGGAATTTTCGCATAGGGGTTTTTAAAGGGAAGGCCGAAGAAATTGCAATCGAAAACTAGCGGCTAACCGTGCGGGAAACTTAAAGCTTTTGTCTTGACAGCGGTGGGGGCCGGGGATAGTCCGTCGCGAGCCAAAGAAAGCGCCCAATACCCATGGAAAAATTAGTTTCTCTCGCCAAACGACGCGGTTTTATCTTCCAATCCAGCGAGATCTACGGCGGTATCAACGGATTCTGGGATTACGGCCCGGTCGGAGTCGAATTACGAAACAACATCAAGAACTTCTGGTGGCAACGCATGGTGCGCCTGCGCGACGACGTGGTCGGCGTCGACACCTCGATCATCTGCCACCCCCAGACCTGGGTCGCCAGCGGCCACGTGGCCAGCTTTTCCGACCCCATGGTCGACTGCAAGACCTGCAAGGGGCGCTTCCGCGCCGACCACATCGAGGCGATTCCCTGCCCGCAAAAGCCCTCCCTCACCGTGCAGGCCTGCGCGGGCGACAAGAAGGGCCCCGGCGAGCTGACCGAGGTGCGGCAGTTCAACCTGATGTTCGAAACCTTCGTCGGGGCGCTGCGCGACGACTCGGCCCGCGCCTACCTGCGGCCCGAGACCTGCCAGTCGATCTTCACGCAGTTCAAGAACGTCCAGATCGTCTCGCGGCAGAAGATCCCCTTCGGCATCGCGCAGATCGGCAAGAGCTTCCGCAACGAGATCACGCCGCGCAACTTCATCTTCCGCTCCCGCGAGTTCGAGCAGATGGAGATGGAGTTCTTCGTCAAGCCCGAAGAGTCCGAGATGCAGAAGTGGTACGAGTACTGGGTCGCCGAGCGCTTCCAGTGGTTCCAGGACCTCGGGATCAAGCCCGACAAGCTTAGGCAGCGCATCCACAGCCAGGACGAGCTCGCCCACTACGCGAAGGGCTGCGTCGACGTCGAGTACGAGTTCCCCTTCGGCTGGTCCGAGCTCGAGGGCATCGCCAACCGCAGCAACTACGACCTGAGCCAGCACATCAAGACGAGCGGCAAGGACCTGAGCTACTTCGACGAGACCACCAAAGAAAAATACGTCCCGGCGGTGGTCGAGACCTCGCTGGGCGTCGATCGCACCCTGCTCACCGTCCTGGCCGACGCCTACGCCGAGGACGTGGTCGAAGGGGAGGAGCGCGTCGTGATGCGCTTCTCGCCGGCGGTCGCGCCCTACAAGGTGGCGGTCTTCCCGCTCTCGCGCAAGCTGGCCGAGCCCGCGATGGCGCTGGAGAAGTCCCTGCGCAAGCGCTACGTCACCGACTACGACGACGTCGGCAGCATCGGGAAACGCTACCGCCGCCACGACGAGATCGGCACCCCGCTGGCGGTGACCTACGACTTCCAGTCGGAAGAGGACAAGCAGGTCACGGTGCGCGACCGCGACTCGACCAAGCAAGAGCGGATCGCGATCGACCGGCTCGAGGATTATTTGAAGGATCATCTGAAGCTGTAGAGGTATTCCCCCTATGCCAAGACCCTGGGTCTATTTTTTCGGAAACGGCAAGGCCGACGGCAAGAGCGACATGAAGAACCTCCTCGGAGGCAAGGGCGCCAACCTGGCCGAGATGAACCTGCTCGGCCTGCCGGTGCCGCCCGGATTCACGATCACCACCGAGGTCTGCACGGCCTTCTACCAAAACGACAAGAAGTACCCCGAGGGTCTCGAGGAAGAGGTGAGGCAGGCGCTGGCCAAGGTCGAGGCCATCATGGGCGCCAAATTCGGCGACGCCAAGCAGCCCCTGCTTCTGTCGGTGCGCTCCGGCGCGCGGGCCAGCATGCCCGGCATGATGGACACCATCCTCAATCTGGGGCTGAACGACGAGACGGTGAAGGGCATCATCGCCCGCTCCGGCGACGAGCGCTTCGGCTACGACTCTTACCGGCGCTTCATCCAGATGTATTCCGACGTCGTCCTCGACGTGGACCGTGAGTTCTTCGAGCACCAGATCGAGGAGCGCAAGGAGCACAAGAAGGTCCGCCTCGACACCGAGCTCAGCGCTCAGGATTGGAAAGAATTGGTCGCCGTCTTCAAGAAGCACGTCCTCCAGATGACCGGCAGGCCCTTCCCCGAGGATCCCAAGGACCAGCTCTGGGGCGCGGTCGGCGCGGTGTTCAGTTCCTGGATGAACAAGCGCGCCATCGAGTACCGCCGCATCAACGGCATCCCCGAAGAGTGGGGCACCGCCGTCAACGTGCAGGCCATGGTCTTCGGCAACATGGGCAACGACTGCGCCACCGGCGTGGCCTTCACCCGCGATCCCTCGACGGGCGAGAAGCGTTTCTTCGGCGAGTTTTTGGTCAACGCCCAGGGCGAGGACGTCGTCGCCGGCATCCGCACGCCGCAGCCGATCAATATCGCTGGCAAAAAGCACGACAACTCCGCGCTGTCCTCCCTCGAGGAGGTGATGCCCGCCTGCTACCGCGACTTGGTCGACATCTACCAGAAGCTCGAGAAGCACTACCGCGACATGCAGGACATCGAGTTCACCATCGAGAAGGGTAAGGTCTGGATGCTGCAGACCCGCACCGGCAAGCGCACCGCCCAGGCCGCCGTCAAGATCGCGACCGACATGCTCGCCGAGGGCCTGATCGACCGCAAGACCGCGGTGCTGCGCGTCAATCCCTCCCAGCTCGACCAGCTCCTGCACCCGACGCTTGATCCGAAAGCCAAGCAGCTCGTCATCGCCAAGGGTCTTCCGGCCTCGCCCGGCGCGGCGACCGGCAAGGTGGTGTTCTCGGCCGAGGAGGCCCAGCATCAGAGCGAGAAGGGCGAGAAGGTGATCCTGGTGCGGCTCGAGACCTCGCCCGAGGACATCCACGGCATGCACGTCGCCGAGGGCATCCTCACCGCGCGCGGCGGCATGACCTCCCACGCGGCGGTCGTGGCCCGCGGCATGGGCAAGTGCTGCGTCACCGGCTGCGGCGACCTGGCGATCAGCTACAAAGAGCGCCGGATGAGCGTCGGCGAGCACGTCATCCAGCAGGGCGACTGGCTGACCCTCAACGGCTCCACCGGCGAGGTGATTCTGGGCAAGGTTCCCACCATCGAGCCCGAGCTCTCCGGCGA comes from Deltaproteobacteria bacterium PRO3 and encodes:
- a CDS encoding phosphodiester glycosidase family protein; protein product: MPRPRRPMNALFFRLILTLALLGFAAGEARALDYRSLEEGLDYSTLQADGAKLHLLKVDLKRYHVKVLDARDWKSPALPVKTFAEKAKALAAINANFFDTEDRPLGLVLQEGKLKNPPKKISWWASLLLKGDRASIQKAFDKEQVSSWDNGVQAGPRLVVAGKTPKLKEEYSPKSAVGIDRQGHLVFVVSEGSVEINRLAALLAKKEKDGGAGLHNALNLDGGSSTQFFAKAGDLTLSIPGIARVPIALGLFRK
- a CDS encoding universal stress protein, which gives rise to MYKNILVCLDGGSADNSVINAALYLAQKLKAKLHGLTVQDILTLEGPLMYDISGAMAFIPQLNLLEETRKVMEERSKNILTGFVKACEDAGVAHHESISEGIVHKVILEKTQLHDLTILGRRGLNYELDKELLGSTTDRVVSKAKTPVLVVTHNFEAFKNPLLAYDGSPQSREALATAAKLCSDLQLPLTVLHVGKDKKESEAVLREAKEYLDAYTIVAKYEHAEGNPHQEVPQYVKLHNHDVLMMGARGHGRLMEFILGSTTEYALWSGNCHVLVDQ
- a CDS encoding efflux RND transporter periplasmic adaptor subunit, whose product is MRKFLSAALPLLLCLSLLPACGKGRKKDIPGPNDKVFTVGVAEVVSRDIPDGIEFPGTFTASQRLVVKSDFTGRVQALSVIEGQQVAVNDALMKIDDEKLPYVLDRQRAELREAEAQLEFDSKATGVAGEEEGLEDTGEAQQLEDALAGAGGEEGQADQNAEANPAAQATPEATENTPFPIRRPFGVRRNAKRGLGSPRLPIAAPQSPELTENRIALDQAKVDRIKAEIALSERQLAGSTLLATVEGFVAKVHVAEGSMVKVDDPLVDIVRVDPIELTLHIPKDEIARLDKSMQVKVTVNDMKQESLDGEISFIGAELDPQKKTLEMRIRIPNPGMRIKAGMDGVAHLAVANKTHPALLVPPAAIRSEGDKKFVYVVRGQVAEKREIVTGSGFEGLIEVTKGVKAGERVVIRGLDSLKEDEEFVKVAS
- a CDS encoding glycine--tRNA ligase, with the translated sequence MEKLVSLAKRRGFIFQSSEIYGGINGFWDYGPVGVELRNNIKNFWWQRMVRLRDDVVGVDTSIICHPQTWVASGHVASFSDPMVDCKTCKGRFRADHIEAIPCPQKPSLTVQACAGDKKGPGELTEVRQFNLMFETFVGALRDDSARAYLRPETCQSIFTQFKNVQIVSRQKIPFGIAQIGKSFRNEITPRNFIFRSREFEQMEMEFFVKPEESEMQKWYEYWVAERFQWFQDLGIKPDKLRQRIHSQDELAHYAKGCVDVEYEFPFGWSELEGIANRSNYDLSQHIKTSGKDLSYFDETTKEKYVPAVVETSLGVDRTLLTVLADAYAEDVVEGEERVVMRFSPAVAPYKVAVFPLSRKLAEPAMALEKSLRKRYVTDYDDVGSIGKRYRRHDEIGTPLAVTYDFQSEEDKQVTVRDRDSTKQERIAIDRLEDYLKDHLKL
- a CDS encoding pyruvate, phosphate dikinase encodes the protein MPRPWVYFFGNGKADGKSDMKNLLGGKGANLAEMNLLGLPVPPGFTITTEVCTAFYQNDKKYPEGLEEEVRQALAKVEAIMGAKFGDAKQPLLLSVRSGARASMPGMMDTILNLGLNDETVKGIIARSGDERFGYDSYRRFIQMYSDVVLDVDREFFEHQIEERKEHKKVRLDTELSAQDWKELVAVFKKHVLQMTGRPFPEDPKDQLWGAVGAVFSSWMNKRAIEYRRINGIPEEWGTAVNVQAMVFGNMGNDCATGVAFTRDPSTGEKRFFGEFLVNAQGEDVVAGIRTPQPINIAGKKHDNSALSSLEEVMPACYRDLVDIYQKLEKHYRDMQDIEFTIEKGKVWMLQTRTGKRTAQAAVKIATDMLAEGLIDRKTAVLRVNPSQLDQLLHPTLDPKAKQLVIAKGLPASPGAATGKVVFSAEEAQHQSEKGEKVILVRLETSPEDIHGMHVAEGILTARGGMTSHAAVVARGMGKCCVTGCGDLAISYKERRMSVGEHVIQQGDWLTLNGSTGEVILGKVPTIEPELSGDFGAFMSWVDEFRKLKVRTNADTPHDAKVARRFGAEGIGLCRTEHMFFEGERIDAVREMILADDRKGREKALAKILPMQKGDFKGIFREMKDLPVTIRLLDPPLHEFLPHTDEEIQQVSEKIGLPFERIKKKLEALHEFNPMLGHRGCRLGISYPEIYEMQVRAIMEAACELAKDEGFKIIPEIMIPLVGHVNELAYMRKVTAETCEKVLKEKGVQLTYLIGTMIELPRAALTADQVAREADFFSFGTNDLTQTTFGLSRDDAGKFLPAYLEKKILPEDPFVTLDIDGVGALVKHAVELGRRTKPNLKVGICGEHGGDPRSVEFCHRIHLDYVSCSPYRVPVARLAAAHAALKEKETK